Proteins found in one Anopheles aquasalis chromosome 3, idAnoAquaMG_Q_19, whole genome shotgun sequence genomic segment:
- the LOC126576856 gene encoding uncharacterized protein LOC126576856, with the protein MYPVRIWTSPSAALSLAISLAFCVALLEGTKKEEENAGAPSSSDCSPQALGNVSLKSCCRTYLEIHSAIMDCLPRANQTVAPCVAQCVLQRYRARNMIDGGPITLSTLLTLGPKLAANFETCKQDLFDFMATSSFEGDFRQVMCNERLDRFLDCLVKSWYTVSDVFFSFCTAITARSL; encoded by the coding sequence ATGTATCCCGTACGTATCTGGACATCACCGTCAGCCGCACTCTCGTTGGCCATTTCGCTAGCGTTCTGTGTGGCACTGTTGGAGggaaccaaaaaggaagaagagaatgCCGGGGCGCCCTCGTCCAGCGACTGTTCACCGCAAGCGCTTGGAAACGTTAGCTTGAAAAGTTGCTGCCGTACGTATCTGGAGATACATTCAGCCATCATGGACTGTTTGCCAAGGGCGAACCAAACCGTGGCACCGTGCGTGGCGCAGTGTGTGCTCCAGCGTTACCGGGCCCGCAACATGATCGACGGAGGGCCGATCACACTCTCGACGTTGCTCACGCTCGGACCGAAACTGGCAGCGAACTTTGAAACCTGCAAACAGGATCTGTTCGATTTCATGGCGACCAGCAGCTTCGAGGGTGATTTCCGGCAGGTGATGTGTAACGAGCGTTTGGATCGGTTCCTTGACTGTCTCGTCAAGAGCTGGTACACGGTAAGTgacgttttcttttcgttttgtacGGCCATCACTGCTAGATCACTTTGa